CTTTCGAGTCGGTGCCGCGAACAGGGAAGTCAAGCTGCGGATTGTCGGGAAGCAGAAGGTTGAACCAGGTGTGCGTGCGCTCCTGCTTGGCGCCCCAGAGAAACGCGTAACTGCCGAATGAGAGAGGGCCGGCATCACGAACGGAATGCCGATAGCTGTCGCGGTAAGTCGCGGCTTTCTCGGAACTGGTCTGCTCAACGGGGACGTCCCAGCTCGTCTTGCGGATCTCCCACCAGCCAATCGGACCGAACTCGGTGGCGATGTAAGGGCGATCGAGTTTCGTGGCCTTCACTTCTTCAAGCAGGTTGGCCATGCCGCCATAGGAATTAATCCCGAGAATGTCCACGTCCGGGCAGTACTTCATAAAGTTGATCAGCTTGATGGAGTTCTTCCCGGACCCGGCGATGACGGTCATGGTGGGATGGTTCGGATCGCGCCGATGAATTTCGCGGGCGATATCGTTCACAGCCTTCCATATCGCCGGGTTATTGCCGTCGCCTTCCATCTCGTTGCCGATACCCCATACCAGGATGGGCGATTCGTTCTTGTACTTCTCGACCTCGGCAATGGCCCTGTCGAACTGCTTCTTTACAGCTGCGGCATCGTCATACTTGAAGCCATGCCGCTCGTGCTCGAGGCCAAGTCCGGCAGCTACGGTGAGGCCAAGATCTTTGGCCTGCTGCAATATCGGACCTTCCTCAAACGACTGCACACTCCAGGTGCGGAATGAGTTTCCGCCGAGTTGTTTCAGGAGATCGAGATGCCCGTCGCCGCCCACGCCTTTGACGTAATACGGCTTGCCGTTGCGCAGCAGTTGCCAGCCATTTTTGGCTTTCATTACCTGTACACGCACGGCTTGTGCGAATGAGAGTGACGAAAAGGAACAGATGAGCAAAAGAATGGTGAGCCGAATGAACATGCGGATATCATCCCACACGCGGCTATGAAATGTAGCTAAACTGTTGCGGTTGAAGATCGAGATAAAACCAAACGATCGCGTTTTTGTGTTGACCGGCGCCGGTGTGAGTGCCGAAAGCGGCATTCCGACGTTCCGCGGCGTCGGCGGTTTGTGGCGCGGATATCGCATCGAACAAGTTGCTTCTCCCGAGGCATGGGCGGCCGACCGTCGCCTGGTATGGGATTTCTACTCCATGCGCCGACAGGTAGCGGCGCAGGCGAAGCCTAACCCGGCGCACATGGCGCTAGCGGAACTTGAGAGGCGAATCGGTGACCGGTTCACGCTCGTAACGCAGAACGTCGACAATCTGCACGAGCAGGCAGGATCGCAGCGGGTAATCCACATGCACGGAGAGCTTTTCAAAAGCCGCTGTGACCGCTGTAGCAGAGAACCGTTCCCTGACACGAATCTTTACGAACAACCCGTCGAACTGCCGCGATGCGATTGCGGCGGATACGTGCGCCCGCATATCTGCTGGTTCGGCGAAATGCCGTTCGATATGGACCAGATCTATGCCGAACTGGCTACGGCCAGTGTGTTCGTTTGCATTGGCAGTTCGGGAGTGGTCTATCCCGCGGCAGGATTCGTGAAGGCGGTTCCCACGAGCACGCGCACTTACTACATCGGCCCTGAAGCTCCGGAGAACGTCGGTTTGTTTGATGAGGTGCTGGAAGGAAAGGCGGGAGAGGTCGTCCCGCTGGCCTTGCGGTAATCAAACGCTTCCTCCGGTGGCCCCTGCGTTTCGGTGGGAATCATCGCCGTGCTGCCATAAGGTCACGGGGAGGCCTAACAGGACAGGCGTTCCGGTTGCGGGCCTGGATTTTCTTGGCCGCCGACTCTGCCTCGTGTTCGTCTTTGGTGCCGCACACGATGTGCCCGAGTTCGTGTGCCACCACCCACCTTAAGCGATCGATCCCCGTGCGCGACGAGTAGGACTGCAGATGCTCATCGAGGCGGGTGTCGAACAGGACAAACCCGCAATGAATGTAAGTTGACTGAATGCCCAGGCTTGAGAAAGCCGGCGTAGTCGGGCTGATGCCAAACGACGTGGCAACCGCCTCCCATTTTTCGGCCGGAACAATTACCCAGCGCCAGCCGGGAAGTCCCGGAGAGAGTTGCTGGATTGCAACAGTCAGTGAACCCTTCGCGAGCTCACATGCGGTGGGCGTAAAGCCGTCGCCGCAACGGATCTCAAGCTCTTGCGCGTGACCGGAACCCGCCAGGCAAACCAATGTGGTCAAAATGAGCAGTAAGGAACGCATGCACCCCACCTGCCTCGTGTCGAGGTGGGGCGAAGATGAGGCGCGCGGGACGACATAGAAATGGAGCGGCCATTAACCGCCACGAAAATCCAAATATCGGTGCAAGTTGTAGAAAAGTAAGGGACGGCAACAATTTGTGAATTAACGTTTCTCGTGCTCGCCCGTCTGAAGTGTGAGAGGATGCGTTCAACGTGGGGTGATTTGTGGCTTCGTCAGAGTTAATGTATGGGTCGCGTCGGGTGCGATTCGGGATCTTCGAGTTGGACCTGCAAACGGGCGAACTTCGCAAAGCGGGCGT
This window of the Terriglobales bacterium genome carries:
- a CDS encoding NAD-dependent deacylase → MRLKIEIKPNDRVFVLTGAGVSAESGIPTFRGVGGLWRGYRIEQVASPEAWAADRRLVWDFYSMRRQVAAQAKPNPAHMALAELERRIGDRFTLVTQNVDNLHEQAGSQRVIHMHGELFKSRCDRCSREPFPDTNLYEQPVELPRCDCGGYVRPHICWFGEMPFDMDQIYAELATASVFVCIGSSGVVYPAAGFVKAVPTSTRTYYIGPEAPENVGLFDEVLEGKAGEVVPLALR